ACCTTTCACCTAAAAAAAGAATCAATAAAGCTCccaatttttttttaaatatttCTTGCTTTTCTTAAGGGGTTTTGGTTTTTGTTCTTCGGGGTCAAGAGTTTTTTTTTAGATATATCTTCGGGGTCAAGAGTGACTCCACGGATTGTGCCAGCCTAACTTCGCTTTCCGGCCCACTAGTTCCTGCTCGGCCCAGGCCAGCCGCTCCTCTCCTCCTCACCTCTCCAGCGCGTGCTGCCCTAACTGACGCCGTGGAAGTGCGCGCCGCCGCCCGCTCTCTCCccggtcgcgccgccgccgcctctccgcaGCCCGAGCGTAAGATCTCAATCAACCTCTCTTCCTAGGTCATCCTACTCCACCTCTTGCAGCGTCCGTTGCTTGCGGCATCGCTGCATCTGACGGGGGCTCTCATCTGTGTGTTCGATCCATGTATAAATTGGTCAGGCGAGCTGCAAAATTCTGTAATCATAGACTGCGGCatatgtttttttgtgtgtgtttggTTCTGTATGCAAGCATTTTTTAGCTCTGTAGAAAGGATTTGGTCACTCTGTGTTCTGTAAGGGGTAGCTGTGTTGGTACAAATGTGCAAGTGCAATATCAACAGCTAGCCAGATTCTGATCCCCATCAGTACTTCTTTCACTCCAGTATTTGTTTCATCCTCAATTCTCCCTAGATTGCGTCTCTGGAAGGCAGCGGAACAATCTTCCGCTGCAGAGTTCATTATTAGTTTCAGAACTCCACAAAAAAAAAGCTTCAGAACTGCCTCTAATTGCCATGCTAGGATGATAACCAGCAGCATTTTGCTTTGCACCGGTGAACAGTTTACAGACCATTCCCTGAATGAATGCTCCATCCTAATGAAATTGTGGAATCGGCATTTTCTGAATACGCCGTACAACTGAAACTGTGGAACCGGTGTCAACCTTTCCTTACCTCTGCTACCATGTTTATTCTCAGGTTAATAATCCCTGGACGATGGAGATGAATGCTGCAACAAGTCTAGAACCTAGAGCAAAGGCTACCCTGGTTCTCGGAGGGGAATCGTTCGCAGTCAGCTCCgagtccggcaccctgtcggagcagCTGGCGGCGATGAGGGAGAAGAGCATggtgatcctcaaggagtacatcaCCAAGCACAACGTCCCGAACGATGTCCCTGATGAATCCATTGAGGGCCCATCGGATGAGGAGGGCGAGGCACTTGCTAAAAACCCGCCCAAGAAATCAAAGAAGCAGAAGTGATTGTCCTGAATCTCATCTGATTTATCGTGCCCTTTCTTAGTCCTCTCTTGCAAAGATCTGAGAACATGCTGTTACCCCTTGCTAGCTGTTCCTTTGACACTGAACGACCAACAATTTATTCTTAGGCACACTAGCTGCTTGTGTATCAAATCGATGTGTGCAAGCGACGCTCAATGTTGTTATCTGATAATATGTGTGTGCAAGGAAAGTTTGCATCTTTCTTTCTGTACAACTCGTTGTTAGAAGATGTTCTGCTTTTCGCTGGTAATATATGAGCTTCAGCACTAAAGTCCATTGCAGTTAAATCATTTGTCAGATGTTTTGCTTTTGAGGATAATGAATGAGCTTCAGCACAAGTGAAATGATCATCCTAATCTGGTTTGACTTGGCACACACTTTCTTGGTACCCCAGCAAAGGTCAGAGAACATGCTGATGCCCCTTGCTAGCTGCTGTTCCTTTGACACGAAAAGGTCAGAACTATTGTTAGCAGCAAATCTGCTTGTGTAGGAAATTGCTGCTGGTGCTTGTGCAAACGGTGCTCAATGTTGTTGTCTAATATGATGGTAGGTGCAGGGGAATTCGCTCCTTTCTGTACGACTCTTTGGGTATGTGATGATTTGCTTTGAGGAGAATATATGACTGGGCTTCAGCACATGAGTTCTTAATTTTCTGTTGCTTGTCCATGTTATGTGCAGTAAGGCGTCAACAACCTGAAATCCAACAAGCAACAGCTCCTGATAGCAGTCAAAATTCCCATAAAAGATATTGTGTGTACACTACATGCGTCAGTTAGTCTTCCTCGGTGTACTACTGATGATCTCTCAGTTCAAAATGTTGAAAAGCTTCGCAGGCTCTGTCAGTTTTGTTCCTCACTCACTTGGAGATGGCACAAGTCCAAAGATCAAATTATTGTTACGAGCTAAGTTGCAGTTGCGAGAAATCGCTTCTGGTGCATGTGCAAGTGATGCTCAATGTTATCCCTTGATATATGCAGGGTAAGTTTGGCCCTTTCTATGACTCAATTCGACAAATTTAGTGCAAGCCACTCTTCAGTTAGGTGTTTTTCTTTGTGCTTATGAAGGCATCATATTGACAAGTTTGTAATGATATTCAGGTTGCAGAGATCCGGCGGGGTCAGGCCCCGAGGATGAGCAACATCGGGCTCAAACAGCACAAGAAGCAGAGGAGAAAAATCCACCGGTATTCAACATTTCAAGGTGTCAACACACGATCTGTAAAATCTCTTTGATTGTAACATAGTGGGATGGAATTTAATGAAGTATGCTTCTGATCTCATTGATCTTTTTGGCCAGCAGGTCTCTCTCTGCTCGGATCTTTCCAAGCTTTTGCCTTAGCTCAAGTTTCTCGGCCCTTTCGTCTGACAACTGCTCTTCAAGTCGGGCCACCTTAGCAAGGGTGGTTTCGCCGTTCCTCGCCTTCTCCTGCTCGGTGTTCACCCAGTGTGATGCATCTTCACTAAGATTGCTATCATCTTGCAACCGCACAAAAAAGGGATGGTGTTAGCTTCCTGCTTTCCTTTGTAAAAGGAAGATGCATTTAAGACTTGAATCTGACTTGAATGTTTGTAATAGAATCAATCAGCCTATCAGGTAAACTAGCAAGAAGCATGCATATAGGAAATGTCGGGTCACCGACAGAGCACGGATGCCCTCATAGGCTCATAGTACTAACTGTACAACTGACTAGTTGGTTGACATGAGGAAAGAAAAGTGTTTGAGGGCTATCATAGGCTCATTGCTAATTATTACTAGCATCTGTTTGTTACATAGATCAACACAATGTAATAAATAATTCTCAAACAATCAGATGAAAGTGTAAGATAATACTTACTTCTAATTCCTATGCTGAGAACAAAAGTTAATGTTTCAGATACTGACATGGTCTACACTAAAACGTGTTTAAATTCACCATTATTTTTTACATCTATGTTGATACAAAAAAAAATCTAACGACAGGATTGGGCATATGATCATCATGGCTATAACATAATTACCTGGCGTAGTCGCATTCATATATCTGGAGATGGTAGTGGCACAATATGCAAGCGACACGTCGTTGCTTCTTCTAGCTGGGATCCTGTACATTGCCTGGAATCTGTTGTTCCTCATGTCAACAGCAAGGAGCCATGCCTTGGGGTGCATGAACTTCAGCCTGGTGATCAGGTAAACAACGCCATTATCATCCATGCTGGGAACGGGCTGACATGTGTAGGTATTCTCCAGCCATGGGATTCCGCAGCGCCGCAATCCGGACCGCGCGGTTTCGCATATCTCAATGTCAGAAGCCTTGACGGCGCAGTCTGTGACCCAATCGCACCGGACCATGAGATTCAGGACCATGGTCTAGTCGAACCCAAGCTCAGTGCCGTACGATGTAGCATTGCTTCCTTGGGGATATGTGCCATGTTAGCATTCAAAATTCAGAGATTATGTTAATTACTTGTCATTAGCGGCTTGGGTTGGCACACGGTCCTAAGCTACTGTAGCATGGGCCCAAGCCCCAGAATTCAAGAAATTATTATTCTGTTCGACCTTGTTGCTACTGCTCATCTTGCATGTTTTTTTTATAATATTTCCTTTATATCAAATCGCACAATCTATCTACTACCTccatttcagtttacaagtcctacgcgtatacctaggttgccaattttatcaccctaatataaactatataacacaaaaattataccttttgaaagtagaaactccgTAGTTTATGTTGGTATTTTTTTTTAATATATGACttatattaggttggtcaaattgacgacctagggatacacacacgccctgtaaactgagagagaggtagtacctTGATATTTAACCTGCTGGCTATCTTTTAATGCTCAAATGGTTGATGATTTCCCTTTTTTTATGTATGCTAGGGATATTCATGCAGTCAGCACATTAAAAAACTTTTTCCTATAAGCATATCCAACATaaagaaaaaaagataaaaatATATTTTCTTTAAGATTGGTGAAGATTTGAATAAAAAATATGTCACTGCATAAAAAAGATTCTTGGTACAgaagatccatcttggaaaagagctTCCCTAGTTAGAAAAAATACAGTGATCAGCTCAAAGATATTCATCAAATTTTCTTGTCTAAATCGGCAAGCAAGACATGTGAatttataagagcatctccaactgcCGCACAAAAATTTCGCGCCCAATAAAAGTTTTAGCACGCCACTGTAGCACTTTTAATGCGCAGGGACCAACATTGCTTTAGTAGATGCCAAAAAACGCGCGCCCAAAAAGCAGACAGTGCAAATTGTGAAGCGCACGTAATCCGGAGCCCAAAATATGCTGCGCGCGATAGTGTTTTTCAGCGCGCGCCCTAAATCTTTTAGCGCTACAGCATCTGCTGGAGCTATTCGGCGCCCAAAAAAACAAATTTTTAGTGCGCGGAGCTCTTTTTggacgcctgttggagatgctctaagggtgTGTGTTTTCTGTACATATTTTTTGTTATATTTGTTTCCAAACAATCCGAGTGTGGGGCCACTCTAGAGGTGCATAACGAGGCACATTAAAAAAAATTGCCATGGTATCGATGGACTGGTATTACTTTATTCCCTAATGAGTCTTCGCATGCAATAGATTTTGTAGAGCTGGGCATGTTTAGCTAGTGTTGATGATTCCCGCCGTACTTTGTGAAGGGTAAGTGGCACATATCCCAAGAAATATTGTCTGAGATGGACGGTACTGAGTGTAGGTGCGATCGAACCATGGTGCTGAGCAACATTTTCGTAGgtaacagagttcatgctagagtttCCATCATACTACAGAACAACACAGAGAAGCTAAAGTAGGCACTTACCAACTACCTCAACAGTGCACCGATCTCACTGGCACATTGATAATTAGAACAGATTTTGTTGATGGACAACACGATGAAAGCAAAGGCAGTGCACAACCAATACATATATAGGTCTTTCCAACAGTAATAGGAACGCCTGATCCAGTTCCATCCAACATCCTAATCCAGCACCAAGTTAATTCGTGACTAAGGGCCCGTTCGGTGTCCCTCTGCTCCGCACCTCCACTCCCGGAGCAGACGGAGCTGCAGTTAGAAATCTCAAAGCGGGCAAAAAGGTGCTCCCCAGATCCGCAGATTTTAAGGAGCCGGTGGATTGCCAAGCGGGCCTTAAGTCAAAAATAGCAAACAGATCGATATTGCACTTCTGCTTCtgtaattattattattttgctaGCAGCAAAGAAATGCAGCTTCACTCAATTTTCTTTGATCCAAGACCCTTCACATGCCATCactgttccaagcaaaacacaacataaattaggacggagaTAATTACGCATCAAAAGATCtagacaagcaaaaaggcaagtagCTGTAGAACAAAAAATTAAATGTTACATGGCACTGAAATGCCAAAATGATGCAACTGTTCCAGCAAAAAAATGCATGAATGTCCCAAACAAACAGTTGGCCCACTAAAATACAAGCTGGTCCCACAAGATTGGATTATACACTTCTCGTGTATAAGAGGAACATCTTCAATTTGATATATCTAAACGAgaaaacaagcataaacataagctTGCCACTGTAGGATGTAGGATCTATAGTTGAAAAATGTGTGAGCAACAACTCACTCAAGCAAGTATCCTCTAACAAAAATACCAAGTATTAAAGATAAGAGACATATATAATAGTTTGAGGATCACATTTCACATGCCTACCCATATCCCTCTAATTTCTCTCCACTATCCCCAATCCCCATTGTCCTTCTCACCTCGCCAATCATGCACCTATGCATAGAGGACACCTGATCCTCCCGTGCAACACCCATATTATTCTCAATGCTTCTCCTCTACGGTAAAATGAACAAACAACTTCTTTTACGACTAGGCAAAAGCAATTTTAGTAGCATCACCCAAGAGTCAACAGGCAAACCTTGCGGAACCATCCTCAATCGCAGGGAATGTGGGAGGCCATATCATCATAAAAGGATGGATAGAATGCAGTATATCATATCTTCCAAGCTCATACACTTTACGCAACTTCCTGCACTTAATATCCAAGTAGAGTATAGATTGACCCGCCTGCAAAAGCACAAACCCGGCATTGTTCCCCACTTGGTTTAGATGGACATTCTCATTATGAGATATCCTCAAATTATCAAGCATCTTACGCAAACAAATGGTATCCACTGGCAACCATTTGTCCTTCTTGTGGAACCATATGCCAAGTTGAAGCTCCTTAGCATGGATAAGATATACACCGGAATCATCATTAGCCCGTGACATCACAGCGTTTCTCATGCCATACTTCGCCACCATGTGTGGGAGCTTAACTATGGAGAAACTTGAGGCTGACAAATCCAAGGCATGGATGTTGTTCATGGAGGCCATATATATTTTATTGTCGACGACCACAGGTCTTGGTACCCATAGCAAAAAAGGGTGGTGTGTACTTGTGATCGAGGTATGCATGCACCAGACATTGTCTTGTAACACAGATACGTGCATTGTAGATTTTGTGGAATCCCTGGTAGACTCAATCCACACATACAAGTAGGACAAGTTGTCACCTTCTCCTTTGGAAATGAGGTCACTCCAAGTGCAGGTATTGCCATCCTGCAGTTGGTGAGGTGGGAATCGTGGGAAGCTAGGTATTTCTCTATTAGAGGAGAGTGGTTTATGCACTACTTTTGTGTATGTGGATGTCCAGCCGTCATACAAGTGGATGAAAACGTTTCCGTGCCGGCAGTCTGTGATGTAGATATTCTTGCCCTTGTAGGCGTCAAAGCTGAAGTTTGCACGGTGGATGACTGTGCTAAGCTCTGGGGGCAGCAGCAGATTTGGCATGAAGACTGGGGGGTTCGGATCTGATTTATTCGACATGGTGTGGACGTAAAAGCCAAGGAGGCCGGGCGGGTGAAGATTGCGGAACctgaggaggaaggaggggtcggAGGCGCGGCGAAGCCAGCGCCTGCAGACAAGAGCGGCGCGGACGAGAGTGGTGGGAAAGCCGACCCGGAGTATGATCTCCATGAGGAGATCGTCGTTGCCGAGCACCTTGGATACGGGTCGGTCTGCGGCCTCTTGCAATTGGTCCTGAAACAGCAGCAGCCACAAAACAAGTGCAATCAATCCATTGGTTTCTTCAACCAGTGCATTCAGTCGCAAGCTCCAACACGCATATGCACTAATGCACATCCATCCATGATCCATCCAGCTTAACATGCACAAACTACTACACGTTGCAGCCACCAAAAAAGATGACGAGAGAAACCGGATAGTCTTACTGTTGGGGAATCTCATTAGGATCCATCTGCCGCAGCACCCTCTCCTCGCTCTCCGCTGTTGTAGCGAAGGGAATGTTAGGGTTCTATTGGGAGGGGGAAATACGGGCTAGGGTTTTCTGCAAGGAAGAAAAAAAATTGAATAGAAAAGAagtagaggaaggagaaggggtcACCCGAATGTGTATAGTCGGTAAACGCCAGGGAGAGGGACGGGGCCGATTGCCCCAGTCTGGCCACTGAAAA
This portion of the Triticum dicoccoides isolate Atlit2015 ecotype Zavitan chromosome 7A, WEW_v2.0, whole genome shotgun sequence genome encodes:
- the LOC119332246 gene encoding uncharacterized protein LOC119332246; this translates as MEMNAATSLEPRAKATLVLGGESFAVSSESGTLSEQLAAMREKSMVILKEYITKHNVPNDVPDESIEGPSDEEGEALAKNPPKKSKKQK